The Mangifera indica cultivar Alphonso chromosome 8, CATAS_Mindica_2.1, whole genome shotgun sequence genome has a window encoding:
- the LOC123223374 gene encoding nodal modulator 1-like — protein MKIRGAIIFFLIVIHLISAVSAHSIHGCGGFVKASSSLIKSRKATDARLDYSNVTVELRTVDALVKDSTRCAPNGYYFIPVYDKGSFVVKVNGPDGWSWDPDKVPVTLDDNGCNGIEDINFLFTGFSISGRVVGAIGGESCLVKDGGPSNVNIELLSRDGDLISSFVTSSEGSCSKILFLENTNYMYHILI, from the exons atgaaGATCAGGGGTGCTATAATATTTTTCCTGATCGTCATTCACTTAATCTCAGCTGTCTCTGCTCATTCGATTCACGGTTGTGGTGGCTTCGTCAAG GCGAGTTCATCTCTAATAAAGTCGAGGAAGGCAACTGATGCGAGGTTGGATTATTCTAATGTCACA GTTGAACTACGCACTGTTGATGCGTTGGTAAAGGACAGTACGCGGTGTGCTCCCAATGGCTATTACTTCATTCCAGTGTATGATAAG GGTTCATTTGTAGTTAAAGTCAATGGACCAGATGGATGGTCATGGGACCCTGATAAG GTACCAGTTACTCTTGATGACAATGGTTGCAATGGTATCGAagacattaattttttattcacagG GTTTAGCATCTCTGGTAGGGTTGTGGGAGCTATTGGTGGAGAGAGCTGTTTGGTGAAAGACGGTGGTCCTTCTAATGTGAATATTGAACTTCTCTCTCGTGATGGTGATCTCATATCATCATTTGTAACATCATCTGAAGGCAGttgttcaaaaatattattcctG GAAAATACAAACTACATGTATCACATCCTGATTTGA
- the LOC123222770 gene encoding peptidyl-prolyl cis-trans isomerase CYP21-4-like isoform X2, which produces MARIKPQALLLQSKKKKGPNRISFTTIIAIGSILVLALFFLFSTYRHWSQRPTFQTEVHKSVVEDNNSFMDSKKSDLPGYAIISTSKGSITVDLFKDSSPEVVDEFIDLCEKGHFNGMLFRHIIKHYVIQAGNIDKMGSIEDWTVKGKHYSQLDTSLKHDAFMLGTSKIKHDNQGFELFITTTPMPDLNEKLIVFGRVIKGEEVVQWDDQLRS; this is translated from the exons ATGGCTAGGATTAAACCTCAAGCTCTGCTATTACAAAGTAAAAAGAAGAAGGGACCAAATCGAATAAGTTTTACTACTATTATTGCGATCGGTTCGATTCTTGTCTTGGCTTTATTCTTCCTATTTTCTACATACAGACACTGGTCTCAAAG GCCAACCTTTCAAACAGAAGTTCACAAATCAGTTGTTGAG GATAACAATTCTTTCATGGATTCGAAAAAGTCTGATCTCCCTGGATATGCG ATAATAAGTACCTCAAAAGGCTCTATAACAGTGGATCTTTTCAAGGATAGCTCACCTGAAGTTGTCGATGAATTCATTGACTTATG TGAAAAAGGGCATTTTAATGGTATGCTCTTTCGACATATAATAAAGCACTATGTGATTCAAGCGGGGAACATAGATAAGATGGGGAGTATTGAAGATTGGACAGTAAAAGGAAAACACTACAGTCAGCTTGATACAAG TTTGAAGCATGATGCATTCATGTTGGGAACTTCCAAGATTAAGCATGACAACCAAGGATTTGAACTTTTCATTACAACCACACCGATGCCAGATTTGAATGAAAAGCTTATTGTTTTTGGGCGGGTTATCAAGGGAGAGGAAGTTGTTCAG TGGGATGATCAACTCAGAAGTTGA
- the LOC123222970 gene encoding stachyose synthase yields MAPPNDPPKPLFVKLGFNSSEKYLNLSNGNLNVKDFPVLSDVPRNVTFSPFSSICKYSDAPVSVLQRVQAHSHKGGFLGFKSQEESDRLMNSLGRFSGRDFLSIFRFKTWWSTQWVGASGSDLQMETQWVLLDVPEIRSHVIIIPIIDGSFRSALHPGKDGHVMICAESGSTRVKASKFDAIAYVHVSDNPYNIMKEAYSALRVHLNTFRLLEEKQVPSLVDKFGWCTWDAFYLTVEPAGIWHGVKEFANGGLSPRFLIIDDGWQSINRDDEDPNQDSKNLVLGGEQMTARLHRLNEGEKFRKYKRGSLLSPKAPSFDPNKPKMLIAKAIELEHANKNRDKAIQSGVNDLSEYDSKIKKLQGELEQLFGEESSSSSSANEGCGSCSCKDKDYGLKALTRDLRTKFKNLDDIWVWHALCGAWGGVRPGTTHLNSKIAHCKVSPGLDGTMNDLAVVKIVEGGIGLVHPSQAHDFYNSMHSSLAESGITGVKVDVIHTLEYVSEDYGGRVQLAKAYYNGLSDSLVNNFNGTGIICSMQQCNDFFFVGTHQISMGRVGDDFWFQDPNGDPNGVYWLQGVHMIHCSYNSLWMGQFIQPDWDMFQSDHCCAKFHAGSRAICGGPVYVSDSVGGHNFDLLKQLVYSDGTIPKCQYFALPTRDCLFKNPLFDHKTILKIWNFNKYGGVIGAFNCQGAGWDGKELRIKGYPECFKPVSGSVHVTDIEWDQKAEAAHMGEAEEYIVYLNQAEKLLFMTPKSDAIQITIQPSSFELFSFVPIKKLGPGIKFAPIGLINMFNCGGTIRELEFFESGADVSVKIEAKGEGNFLAYSSEPPKKCFLNGAEVSFEWSSEGKLTLNLPWIEEAGGISDVAILF; encoded by the exons ATGGCTCCCCCAAATGATCCACCCAAACCTCTATTCGTCAAACTCGGGTTCAACAGTTCGGAGAAATACTTGAACTTGTCTAATGGCAACCTTAATGTCAAAGATTTCCCCGTTCTTTCTGACGTTCCTAGAAATGTCACTTTCAGTCCGTTTTCGTCAATCTGTAAATATTCTGATGCTCCAGTTTCTGTGCTCCAGCGAGTACAGGCCCACTCTCACAAGGGCGGCTTTTTGGGATTTAAATCCCAGGAAGAGTCCGACAGGCTGATGAACTCCCTGGGTAGATTTAGTGGAAGAGATTTCTTGAGTATCTTTAGGTTCAAAACATGGTGGTCGACCCAGTGGGTTGGGGCTTCTGGTTCTGATTTGCAAATGGAAACCCAATGGGTGCTCTTAGATGTCCCTGAAATAAGGTCTCATGTCATAATCATACCCATTATTGATGGCAGTTTTAGGTCTGCTCTTCATCCTGGAAAGGATGGCCATGTTATGATTTGTGCTGAGAGTGGTTCTACTCGAGTGAAAGCATCAAAATTTGATGCTATCGCTTATGTTCATGTGTCAGATAATCCGTACAATATCATGAAAGAGGCTTACAGTGCTCTCAGGGTCCATCTCAATACTTTCAGGCTCTTGGAAGAGAAACAAGTGCCTTCTCTTGTTGACAAATTTGGTTGGTGCACTTGGGATGCGTTCTACTTAACAGTAGAACCGGCTGGTATCTGGCACGGAGTAAAAGAATTCGCTAATGGTGGCCTCTCGCCAAGGTTTCTCATCATTGATGATGGCTGGCAGAGCATCAATCGAGATGATGAGGACCCAAATCAAGACTCAAAAAATCTTGTTCTTGGAGGAGAACAAATGACTGCCAGGCTGCACAGGCTTAATGAAGGGGAGAAGTTCAGAAAATACAAGAGGGGTTCATTGTTAAGTCCTAAAGCTCCTTCATTTGATCCAAACAAGCCAAAGATGTTGATTGCTAAAGCTATAGAACTGGAGCATGCTAACAAGAATCGTGACAAGGCTATCCAATCTGGAGTAAATGATCTGTCAGAATATGATTCAAAGATCAAAAAGCTGCAAGGAGAACTAGAGCAGCTTTTTGGTGAAGAGAGCAGTTCGAGCAGTTCAGCCAATGAAGGCTGCGGAAGTTGTTCTTGCAAGGATAAGGATTACGGATTGAAGGCTCTTACAAGAGATTTGAgaacaaagtttaaaaatttggatgatatTTGGGTGTGGCATGCTCTTTGTGGTGCTTGGGGTGGTGTCAGGCCAGGAACAACTCATCTAAATTCAAAGATCGCTCACTGCAAAGTTTCTCCAGGACTTGATGGAACAATGAATGATCTTGCTGTGGTTAAAATTGTTGAAGGTGGAATTGGGCTTGTTCATCCCTCTCAGGCCCATGATTTCTACAACTCTATGCATTCCTCCCTTGCAGAATCAGGCATCACTGGTGTCAAAGTTGATGTTATCCAC ACTCTTGAATATGTTTCTGAAGATTATGGAGGCCGGGTTCAGCTTGCAAAGGCTTATTACAATGGACTTTCAGATTCCCTGGTAAACAACTTCAATGGCACTGGAATCATCTGTAGCATGCAACAATGCAATGACTTTTTCTTCGTTGGAACACACCAGATATCTATGGGAAGAGTTG GTGATGATTTCTGGTTCCAGGATCCAAATGGAGACCCAAATGGAGTTTATTGGCTACAAGGTGTTCATATGATCCATTGTTCATACAACAGCTTGTGGATGGGCCAATTCATACAGCCTGATTGGGATATGTTCCAATCTGATCATTGTTGTGCTAAATTTCACGCTGGTTCAAGGGCCATCTGTGGCGGTCCTGTGTACGTGAGTGACTCAGTCGGTGGCCATAATTTCGATCTCCTCAAGCAACTTGTTTACTCTGATGGCACCATTCCCAAGTGCCAATACTTTGCCCTCCCAACCAGGGACTGCCTCTTCAAGAACCCGCTATTTGACCACAAGACAATTCTAAAGATTTGGAACTTCAACAAG TATGGAGGGGTGATTGGAGCTTTCAACTGCCAAGGAGCTGGCTGGGACGGCAAAGAGCTGAGGATCAAAGGCTATCCAGAGTGTTTTAAGCCAGTTTCAGGCTCCGTGCATGTTACTGACATCGAATGGGACCAAAAGGCAGAAGCTGCACATATGGGTGAGGCTGAAGAGTATATAGTCTATCTCAACCAGGCTGAGAAACTACTCTTTATGACCCCCAAATCTGATGCAATTCAAATCACTATCCAGCCATCCTCTTTTGAGCTTTTCAGCTTTGTACCGATTAAGAAGCTTGGTCCCGGCATCAAATTTGCTCCAATTGGGCTCATTAACATGTTCAATTGTGGAGGGACAATCAGAGAATTGGAATTCTTTGAGTCTGGAGCTGATGTCAGTGTCAAGATTGAAGCGAAAGGGGAAGGAAATTTCTTAGCCTATTCAAGTGAACCCCCCAAGAAATGTTTCTTGAATGGTGCAGAAGTATCTTTTGAGTGGTCATCAGAGGGCAAACTGACCTTGAATCTTCCTTGGATTGAAGAGGCTGGTGGCATTTCTGATGTAGCTATTCTCTTTTGA
- the LOC123223373 gene encoding pentatricopeptide repeat-containing protein At2g31400, chloroplastic, with protein sequence MASTPPHCSITASKPYQNHPYPQNQLRSNNHRQTQHQNSQSHWTTHKVALAKPPLSPSPRNASKPAATSAATTQNPKPFDSLAPFHSPKSELAPNFSGRRSTRFVSKMHFGRPKSNMSTRHTSVAEEAFQNMIHYGKDYMSFDSVLLNFETKLCGSDDYLFLLRELGNRGEWSKAIHCFNFAVKRERKKNEQGKLASAMISILGRLGKVELAKNVFENALNEGYGNTVYAFSALISAYGRSGYCDEAIRVFDSMKNFNLKPNLVTYNAVIDACGKGGVEFKHVVEIFDDMLKNEVQPDRITFNSLLAVCSRGGLWEAARNLFSEMVNRGIDQDIFTYNTLLDAVCKGRQMDLAFEIMAEMPTKNIMPNVVTYSTMIDGYAKAGRLDDALNLFNEMKFMGIGLDRVSYNTVVSIYAKLGRFEEAMDICKEMESSGIRKDVVTFNALLGGYGKQGEFGEVRRVFTEMKGNHVSPNLLTYSTLIDVYSKGGLYKEAMEVFREFKQAGLKADVVLYSALIDAFCKNGLVESAVSLLDEMTKEGIRPNVVTYNSIIDAFGRSATAECPVEDGEIYLELKKESSHLNKVLTTDDKEGEVAGRADKQIIQIFGQLAAEKAGQAKKENRCRKEILCVLGVFQKMHELEIKPNVVTFSAILNACSRCNSFEDASVLLEELRLFDNQVYGVAHGLLMGCRENIWVQALSLFDEVKQMDSSTASAFYNALTDMLWHFGQKRGAQLVVLEGKRRQVWENVWSDSCLDLHLMSSGAARAMVHAWLLNIRSVLFEGHELPKLLSILTGWGKHSKVVGDGALRRVIEGLLTGMGAPFWVARCNLGRFISTGPMVAAWLRESGTLKVLVLHDDRTHSENSRFDKIPDLQSLPL encoded by the exons ATGGCGTCAACGCCGCCACACTGCTCAATCACGGCTTCAAAGCCCTACCAGAATCACCCCTACCCACAAAACCAACTCAGAAGCAATAATCACAGACAAACCCAGCACCAGAATTCTCAGTCTCACTGGACCACCCATAAGGTCGCGCTCGCCAAACCCCCTCTCTCTCCTTCACCACGAAATGCATCAAAACCGGCTGCTACCTCTGCTGCCACCACTCAAAACCCTAAGCCATTTGATTCGCTCGCTCCTTTCCACTCCCCAAAATCCGAACTTGCTCCTAATTTTTCCGGACGCCGATCCAcccgttttgtatcaaaaatgcACTTTGGGCGCCCCAAAAGCAATATGAGCACCCGCCATACATCCGTCGCAGAAGAAGCCTTTCAAAACATGATCCACTATGGTAAGGATTATATGTCCTTTGATAGTGTACTTCTAAACTTCGAGACTAAGCTCTGTGGTTCTGATGATTACTTGTTCTTGCTTCGAGAGCTTGGAAATAGAGGTGAGTGGTCAAAGGCTATTCATTGTTTTAACTTTGCTgtcaaaagagagagaaaaaagaatgaaCAAGGAAAATTAGCGAGTGCGATGATTAGTATTCTTGGTAGATTAGGAAAAGTTGAACTTGCTAAGAATGTTTTTGAAAATGCTTTAAACGAGGGTTATGGTAACACCGTTTACGCGTTTTCTGCTTTGATTAGTGCTTATGGGAGAAGTGGTTACTGTGATGAGGCTATTAGAGTGTTTGATtcgatgaaaaattttaacctgAAGCCGAATTTAGTCACTTACAATGCTGTGATTGACGCGTGTGGTAAAGGAGGTGTTGAGTTTAAACATGTGGTGGAAATTTTTGATGATATGTTGAAAAATGAGGTGCAACCAGATCGAATCACTTTTAATTCATTACTTGCAGTTTGTAGCAGAGGAGGGCTGTGGGAGGCAGCAAGAAATTTGTTTAGTGAGATGGTCAATAGAGGAATTGATCAAGATATTTTCACATATAATACCTTATTAGATGCTGTTTGTAAAGGCAGGCAAATGGATTTGGCTTTTGAGATTATGGCTGAAATGCCCACCAAGAATATTATGCCTAATGTTGTAACTTATAGCACTATGATTGATGGGTATGCAAAGGCTGGTAGATTAGATGACGCACTCAATTTGTTTAATGAAATGAAGTTTATGGGAATTGGGTTGGATAGGGTTTCGTATAATACTGTGGTTTCAATATATGCGAAGCTTGGTAGGTTTGAGGAGGCTATGGATATTTGTAAGGAAATGGAGAGCTCTGGGATTAGGAAAGATGTTGTAACTTTTAATGCACTCTTGGGCGGGTATGGGAAGCAAGgggaatttggtgaagttagaAGAGTGTTTACTGAGATGAAAGGAAACCATGTATCTCCTAATTTACTGACTTATTCAACTCTTATTGATGTGTATTCAAAAGGTGGTTTGTATAAAGAGGCAATGGAAGTATTCAGAGAGTTCAAGCAGGCAGGACTGAAGGCTGATGTGGTGCTTTATAGTGCACTTATAGATGCCTTTTGTAAAAATGGGTTGGTGGAATCAGCTGTATCTTTACTTGATGAGATGACAAAGGAAGGGATTAGACCTAATGTTGTCACTTACAATTCTATAATTGATGCCTTTGGTCGTTCTGCAACTGCCGAATGTCCAGTTGAGGATGGTGAGATATACCTTGAGTTGAAAAAAGAATCTTCACATTTAAATAAAGTGCTTACCACGGATGATAAGGAAGGCGAAGTGGCAGGAAGGGCAGATAAACAAATCATACAGATTTTTGGGCAGCTAGCTGCCGAGAAAGCTGGTCAAGCAAAGAAAGAGAACAGATGTAGAAAGGAAATCCTGTGCGTTCTGGGTGTCTTTCAGAAGATGCATGAGCTAGAAATTAAACCAAATGTCGTTACATTTTCAGCCATTCTAAATGCTTGCAG TCGGTGTAATTCATTTGAAGATGCATCGGTGTTATTGGAGGAGCTCCGTTTATTTGACAATCAGGTCTATGGTGTGGCACATGGACTCCTCATGGGTTGTAGAGAAAATATTTGGGTTCAAGCCCTGTCCCTCTTTGATGAAGTAAAGCAAATGGACTCTTCTACTGCTTCTGCATTTTACAATGCTCTGACTGACATGCTATGGCACTTTGGTCAG AAACGAGGAGCTCAGCTTGTTGTGCTTGAAGGTAAACGTCGGCAAGTATGGGAGAATGTGTGGTCTGATTCATGCTTAGATTTGCACCTTATGTCTTCTGGTGCTGCTCGGGCAATGGTTCATGCATGGTTGCTAAACATTCGCTCAGTTTTGTTTGAAGGCCATGAGTTGCCAAAACTGTTAAG CATCTTAACGGGATGGGGCAAACACAGCAAAGTTGTTGGTGATGGTGCACTGAGGCGAGTTATTGAGGGTCTTCTTACTGGCATGGGCGCACCTTTCTGGGTTGCCAGGTGCAACTTAGGTAGATTCATATCAACAGGACCCATGGTTGCTGCCTGGTTAAGAGAATCTGGCACACTGAAGGTGCTTGTTCTCCATGATGACCGAACTCATTCAGAAAAttcaaggtttgataaaatccCTGATCTGCAAAGTCTTCCTTTGTAG
- the LOC123224280 gene encoding transcription factor UPBEAT1-like, translating to MLKSISSMGVYQALPNSFDLKSDIQGNEAFCKTSSESLWNRVLEARSKRRWIVRKQRGTRNNRGQIRTNKPRRILMKKKAHLEGSSRPAKGIQRRVRTLKNLIPNSESTGLDGLFRETADYILALEMRVKVMQIMVKVLGGSEE from the coding sequence ATGCTCAAAAGTATATCCAGTATGGGAGTTTATCAAGCCCTTCCTAATTCTTTTGATTTGAAGAGTGACATTCAAGGAAATGAAGCATTCTGCAAGACGTCAAGTGAGTCTTTGTGGAACAGAGTTTTGGAAGCCCGATCCAAGAGAAGATGGATTGTAAGGAAACAAAGGGGTACGAGAAACAATAGAGGACAAATCAGAACCAACAAGCCCAGAAGGattttgatgaagaagaaagcacATCTGGAAGGTTCAAGCAGGCCGGCCAAAGGGATCCAACGTAGGGTCAGGACCCTGAAGAACCTAATTCCAAACAGCGAGTCCACGGGGTTAGATGGTCTGTTCAGAGAGACAGCTGATTACATTTTGGCTTTAGAAATGAGAGTAAAAGTCATGCAG
- the LOC123222770 gene encoding peptidyl-prolyl cis-trans isomerase CYP21-4-like isoform X1: MARIKPQALLLQSKKKKGPNRISFTTIIAIGSILVLALFFLFSTYRHWSQRPTFQTEVHKSVVEDNNSFMDSKKSDLPGYAIISTSKGSITVDLFKDSSPEVVDEFIDLCEKGHFNGMLFRHIIKHYVIQAGNIDKMGSIEDWTVKGKHYSQLDTSLKHDAFMLGTSKIKHDNQGFELFITTTPMPDLNEKLIVFGRVIKGEEVVQELEEVDTDEHYQPKSGIGINSVILKQKV, encoded by the exons ATGGCTAGGATTAAACCTCAAGCTCTGCTATTACAAAGTAAAAAGAAGAAGGGACCAAATCGAATAAGTTTTACTACTATTATTGCGATCGGTTCGATTCTTGTCTTGGCTTTATTCTTCCTATTTTCTACATACAGACACTGGTCTCAAAG GCCAACCTTTCAAACAGAAGTTCACAAATCAGTTGTTGAG GATAACAATTCTTTCATGGATTCGAAAAAGTCTGATCTCCCTGGATATGCG ATAATAAGTACCTCAAAAGGCTCTATAACAGTGGATCTTTTCAAGGATAGCTCACCTGAAGTTGTCGATGAATTCATTGACTTATG TGAAAAAGGGCATTTTAATGGTATGCTCTTTCGACATATAATAAAGCACTATGTGATTCAAGCGGGGAACATAGATAAGATGGGGAGTATTGAAGATTGGACAGTAAAAGGAAAACACTACAGTCAGCTTGATACAAG TTTGAAGCATGATGCATTCATGTTGGGAACTTCCAAGATTAAGCATGACAACCAAGGATTTGAACTTTTCATTACAACCACACCGATGCCAGATTTGAATGAAAAGCTTATTGTTTTTGGGCGGGTTATCAAGGGAGAGGAAGTTGTTCAG GAACTTGAAGAGGTGGATACAGATGAACACTATCAACCTAAATCTGGCATAGGGATCAACAGTGTGATTCTGAAACAGAAAGTCTAG
- the LOC123222654 gene encoding uncharacterized protein LOC123222654 gives MLRASLVLLVLGSIFIGWVNSHEESGEWSCDSKSEIRVQAEFKLGLITLDGHADDWEGIGGSEFSLLPALDPDDDREYKGGKMTVKALHDGHDVLFLLQVDGEYVYSKGENKKCPSVALMFQVGEDATYHNMGGCKENADTCTGKTCKGHEVDIMHFSIGNAIPGRLYGGNPIDNRDGNGNDRFGHLVDVYAWNPHCRYLDGIGPSGNDSSAQNDWKGAWWHSSFNIHSGFVDGDSPYASGGQKGTYYFEFSRPLRTMDRLQQDAQLTIGGSSKMSVAFWYPADGNPWHGSGHYSINCDWVPLDISSGSSLLSKSGTGSSWDTASVFALLLSVVGLCVSVFVGYRVLRPKSVPFTPMENL, from the exons ATGCTTCGAGCCTCGCTGGTGCTTTTAGTACTAGGCTCCATTTTCATCGGATGGGTTAACTCGCACGAAGAATCTGGTGAGTGGAGTTGCGATTCTAAATCAGAGATCCGAGTCCAGGCCGAGTTTAAGCTAGGACTTATCACGCTCGATGGTCACGCCGATGATTGGGAAGGCATTGGTGGCTCCGAGTTCTCTCTTCTACCGGCTCTTGACCCTGACGATGACCGCGAGTACAAAGGAGGAAAAATGACCGTTaag GCTTTGCATGACGGTCACGATGTCTTATTTTTGTTGCAAGTTGATGGGGAGTATGTCTATTCTAAAGG agaaaacaaaaaatgccCTTCCGTTGCTCTCATGTTTCAAGTAGGTGAAGATGCTACTTATCATAAT ATGGGTGGGTGTAAAGAGAATGCTGACACTTGCACCGGCAAGACTTGCAAAGGACATGAAGTTGACATTATGCACTTCTCAATTGGAAACGCTATACCTGGACGACTTTATGGTGGCAATCCGATAGATAACAGAGATGGAAATGGAAATGACAG GTTTGGTCATTTGGTTGATGTTTATGCTTGGAACCCACACTGTAGATATCTTGATGGAATTGGCCCATCAG GAAATGATTCTAGTGCTCAGAATGATTGGAAGGGAGCATGGTGGCACAGTAGCTTCAATATTCACTCAG GTTTCGTGGATGGAGACAGTCCATATGCATCAGGCGGTCAAAAGGGcacatattattttgaattttctaggCCTTTGAGAACCATGGATCGTCTACAACAG GATGCTCAGCTTACAATTGGTGGGTCCAGCAAGATGTCTGTTGCATTCTGGTATCCAGCTGATGGGAACCCATGGCATGGATCTGGACACTACTCAATTAATTGTGATTGGGTACCCTTGGATATTTCTTCAGGCAGTTCTTTGCTAAGTAAGTCTGGCACAGGCAGTTCATGGGATACTGCCAGTGTCTTTGCTCTTCTACTCTCAGTTGTCGGATTATGTGTTTCTGTTTTTGTGGGGTATCGGGTGTTGAGACCCAAGAGTGTCCCTTTTACACCCATGGAAAACCTTTAA